A segment of the Campylobacter showae CSUNSWCD genome:
TCTATGAGCTTGTAGATATTTGAGTTTCTAGCCCCTTTGATGATGATGTATTCTTTTTCGTCATATCGTTTTAGAAACTCCCAGAGGGCATTATTCGACAATACCTCTACGGCTTGCGCTTTGGCTAGGCTTTTTATCTCTCTAGCCAGATCGCTTTGGATTATCCCCATACGGTTATCTTTGATGATTTGTAGAGCAAGCTCGAGCGTGTATCTTTCCTTATCGGTTAGGGCATATTTGTAATAATCAGCCTGCACTAGCTTAAAATCAGCCCCGTTGATAATAAAGGCTTTATGCTCAGCGCCGTTTCTTGCTTTGGTGGGCTTTAGTGTTACAGCCAGCTTGCCCTCGCTTTTGTCCTGGTTGGTGGTTTTGTTGGATAGAAAATATGCGGTATCTACGCTATCTATAAAGGCTGTCGCGCCTTTGTAAGCTTCGTTGTTCTCATCGGGATTTTTGCTTTGCTTGGGTTGATGGTGCAAGAATATTACGGTAGCCCCATTGTCTCTAAATGCCTTTAGGTTGTTGAGGTATGGCATTACTACGCTGTCGCTTCCTAAGTCTCCTTTGATGAAGTCTCTTATGCTATCAATGATAACTAGCGTTCCTTTTAGTTCATTTGGTGCAAGGTTCTCGGCTAGATCGCTTAATACGCTGTATCGATCTATCGACTGCCCCTCGCTGTTTTGCTTAAAGAGCGGGTAGTATTCTATCTTTGAGTAGGTTTTTAGTATTTCATCGACACGCCTACGTTTTAGCGT
Coding sequences within it:
- a CDS encoding AAA family ATPase → MNGGLLNFSDDDFINAPKALPVYENTSIKPDMRKSDEVKKKGKIKLNFNSLSEFRIYPDEIANFNPVWLIDDFLMEQSITTIYATGGSGKSFLALVLGVWLLDAQKISKLIYLDGDNGYTTLKRRRVDEILKTYSKIEYYPLFKQNSEGQSIDRYSVLSDLAENLAPNELKGTLVIIDSIRDFIKGDLGSDSVVMPYLNNLKAFRDNGATVIFLHHQPKQSKNPDENNEAYKGATAFIDSVDTAYFLSNKTTNQDKSEGKLAVTLKPTKARNGAEHKAFIINGADFKLVQADYYKYALTDKERYTLELALQIIKDNRMGIIQSDLAREIKSLAKAQAVEVLSNNALWEFLKRYDEKEYIIIKGARNSNIYKLIDENANTINPMPYNAVEAYEFKE